In the genome of Marispirochaeta sp., one region contains:
- a CDS encoding GTP-binding protein, protein MKPIPLYFIAGFLGAGKTTVLNSLLGSLNGRRAGLIINEFGAVGIDASRVENSSRDIFELNNGQIFCACLAAPLASSLIQLAEKGPDLILAECSGLSKPSTLQDMIAGIAKTSEGKIELAGLITVVDGPRYPVLSQTVQAVREQVAYAGAVVLNKTDLISSAEVAAAETLLREVNPRVSVLPAIHGRISISEIERVLPLSSTVPGPEKEYMGWGDSGRPKSYYLHSLNPVSKDSRYGLDRFLQKAAEKAFRIKGALPAKEGGYFFVDCVGENLVCELKAEEAPVQGLVIIVPGDGVGAEYFSLLWNDQMKTEAQLR, encoded by the coding sequence ATGAAACCGATTCCCCTCTACTTTATCGCCGGATTTCTCGGGGCAGGAAAAACCACGGTGCTGAACAGTCTGCTTGGCAGCCTTAACGGCCGCCGGGCGGGACTGATAATAAATGAGTTTGGTGCTGTCGGCATAGATGCCTCCAGAGTGGAAAACAGTTCCCGGGATATCTTTGAGCTGAATAACGGGCAGATCTTCTGTGCCTGCCTGGCGGCCCCGCTGGCATCCAGCCTTATCCAGCTTGCTGAAAAGGGGCCGGACCTGATTCTTGCCGAGTGTTCCGGTCTTTCAAAGCCTTCAACCCTGCAGGATATGATTGCGGGTATCGCCAAAACGAGCGAAGGAAAGATTGAACTGGCGGGACTCATCACGGTTGTTGACGGACCGCGTTATCCGGTGCTCAGTCAGACTGTTCAGGCAGTCCGGGAACAGGTAGCCTATGCCGGAGCAGTGGTTCTGAATAAAACCGATCTGATCTCTTCTGCAGAGGTCGCTGCTGCTGAAACCCTGCTGCGGGAGGTTAATCCCAGGGTCTCTGTTCTCCCGGCGATCCATGGGCGGATCAGCATCTCCGAGATTGAACGTGTTCTGCCGCTAAGCAGTACAGTACCTGGTCCTGAGAAGGAGTATATGGGGTGGGGAGACTCGGGACGGCCCAAAAGCTATTATCTTCATTCGCTCAATCCGGTTTCTAAAGATTCCCGGTATGGGCTTGACCGGTTCCTGCAGAAGGCCGCAGAAAAAGCCTTCAGGATTAAAGGCGCTCTCCCGGCAAAAGAGGGGGGGTATTTCTTTGTTGACTGTGTCGGAGAGAACCTGGTCTGCGAGCTTAAAGCGGAAGAGGCGCCGGTGCAGGGCCTGGTGATTATTGTCCCCGGAGACGGAGTTGGGGCTGAATACTTTTCTCTGCTCTGGAATGATCAGATGAAGACCGAAGCACAGCTGCGCTGA
- a CDS encoding HAD family hydrolase: MMSDPVQELKDFKPQKEFFVGIDSDGCAFDSMEIKHKECFCPQFIYHFGLQSVSKYAREVWEFVNLYSKNRGCNRFMAIQYATELLAARKEVKDRHADVPVLKDLADWCKRETKLGNPAFLAEVERKPSDEMKMIRDWSLGVNETIAWFVKNVPPYPLVEESLKKMTEKADALVVSQTPTEALEREWGEHGINKYVRMIAGQERGTKTEHIKFAAGGKYPAEKILMIGDAPGDYKAAKSNDALFFPINPGHEEASWERLYSEGLDRFFAGTFAGRYQEELLKEFDQYLPEKPDWQ, encoded by the coding sequence ATGATGAGCGACCCAGTACAGGAATTAAAGGATTTCAAACCGCAAAAGGAGTTCTTCGTCGGTATAGATTCCGACGGTTGTGCCTTCGACTCCATGGAGATCAAACACAAAGAGTGTTTTTGCCCCCAGTTTATTTACCACTTCGGACTGCAGTCGGTTTCCAAGTATGCCCGCGAGGTATGGGAGTTTGTAAACCTCTACTCAAAAAACAGGGGGTGCAACCGCTTTATGGCCATACAGTACGCAACCGAGCTTCTTGCCGCCCGTAAAGAGGTCAAAGACCGCCATGCCGATGTTCCGGTTCTCAAGGATCTGGCAGACTGGTGCAAGCGGGAGACAAAACTCGGGAATCCGGCATTCCTGGCAGAGGTTGAACGCAAGCCCTCCGACGAGATGAAGATGATCAGGGACTGGTCCCTGGGGGTCAACGAAACCATTGCCTGGTTCGTAAAGAATGTACCACCCTATCCCCTGGTAGAAGAGAGCCTTAAGAAAATGACGGAAAAAGCCGACGCCCTTGTGGTCAGCCAGACCCCCACCGAAGCCCTGGAGCGGGAATGGGGCGAACACGGTATTAATAAATACGTCCGCATGATCGCCGGTCAGGAGCGGGGAACCAAAACCGAGCATATTAAATTCGCCGCCGGCGGCAAGTATCCCGCGGAAAAGATCCTGATGATCGGTGACGCTCCCGGGGACTACAAGGCTGCAAAATCAAACGATGCCCTGTTTTTCCCCATTAACCCCGGCCACGAAGAGGCCAGCTGGGAACGTCTCTATAGCGAAGGACTGGATCGCTTTTTTGCCGGGACTTTCGCCGGCCGCTACCAGGAAGAGCTCTTAAAAGAGTTTGACCAGTATCTTCCCGAGAAGCCCGACTGGCAGTAA
- a CDS encoding SDR family oxidoreductase, with protein sequence MSYLDEMFSLKEKTAVITGGGGNIAYAMGESLLRAGANVSLWGHRYPSIDENLEKLARATGLKDQLQRVKADAGDEAAVAGACEETEKQFGSVDILINAAGGNRGKSGWVDVDMKTFEEVLHLNLVAGLMVPTKVFVKKWKEKKIKGSIVNLTSMTSYIPLSGTHAYGAAKMAVLNLTMAGAREFAPDGIRVNAIAPGFFVGKQNKALLMDETTGNLTARGQAIIDHTPFGRFGEVQELAGALLFLCSEKASGFVTGVSIPVDGGYLVHNI encoded by the coding sequence ATGAGTTATTTAGATGAGATGTTCAGTTTAAAAGAGAAAACCGCCGTAATTACCGGCGGGGGCGGTAATATCGCCTATGCCATGGGTGAATCCCTGCTGCGGGCGGGGGCTAACGTGTCGCTTTGGGGGCACCGTTATCCCTCCATTGACGAGAACCTGGAAAAGCTCGCCAGGGCTACGGGTTTGAAGGACCAGCTGCAGCGGGTCAAGGCCGACGCGGGCGACGAGGCAGCCGTGGCGGGAGCCTGCGAAGAAACGGAAAAGCAGTTCGGTTCCGTGGATATTCTGATTAACGCCGCAGGAGGAAACCGGGGGAAATCCGGCTGGGTCGATGTTGACATGAAGACCTTTGAAGAGGTCCTTCACCTCAATCTGGTAGCCGGCCTGATGGTCCCCACCAAGGTTTTCGTAAAAAAATGGAAGGAAAAGAAGATCAAGGGGAGCATCGTAAACCTGACTTCCATGACCAGTTACATTCCTCTTTCCGGGACTCACGCCTACGGCGCCGCGAAGATGGCGGTTCTGAACCTTACCATGGCCGGTGCCCGGGAGTTCGCCCCCGACGGAATCCGGGTCAACGCCATTGCTCCGGGTTTCTTTGTGGGCAAGCAGAACAAGGCCCTCCTGATGGACGAAACCACCGGCAACCTGACCGCCAGAGGGCAGGCCATCATCGACCATACCCCCTTCGGCCGTTTCGGCGAGGTCCAGGAGCTTGCCGGGGCACTGCTCTTTCTTTGCAGCGAAAAGGCTTCCGGTTTTGTAACCGGTGTCTCAATTCCGGTAGATGGCGGTTACCTGGTTCACAATATCTAA
- a CDS encoding DeoR/GlpR family DNA-binding transcription regulator, which translates to MPANRRHDEILTILSRLRSVSVGDLTTRLKVSEVTIRKDLTTLEEMGFLIRTHGGAELAEDRKFRRTLKMRRNENRDKKHAIATRAAELVREGDTIYIDSGSTCMLFAEAVADIALRVVTNSMDVMNRLADRPGISLIAVGGAYHKEAGSFLGPTAIENLRDFQIGTCFMGATGFSAAGVFSSQNILEAQLKQRALEVSERRVILADSSKFEYSAFSVFARADGVDVLITDKDFSGEGQMLAAGIDVLFADYPAENRA; encoded by the coding sequence ATGCCAGCCAACAGACGGCACGATGAAATACTTACTATCCTCTCCCGATTGCGCTCCGTCAGCGTGGGCGATCTTACCACGAGGCTGAAGGTTTCCGAGGTTACCATTCGCAAGGATCTTACGACCCTGGAGGAGATGGGCTTTCTGATCCGTACCCACGGGGGAGCGGAACTGGCAGAGGACCGCAAATTCCGCCGCACTTTGAAAATGCGCCGAAATGAGAATCGGGACAAGAAACATGCTATCGCAACCCGGGCAGCGGAACTCGTACGGGAAGGGGACACCATCTACATAGATTCAGGCTCTACCTGCATGCTCTTTGCAGAGGCGGTTGCGGATATTGCCCTCCGGGTTGTAACCAACTCCATGGACGTTATGAACCGCCTGGCGGACAGGCCGGGAATAAGCCTGATCGCCGTAGGTGGGGCTTATCACAAGGAGGCCGGCAGTTTTCTCGGGCCCACAGCCATAGAGAACCTGCGGGACTTCCAGATCGGAACATGCTTTATGGGGGCCACCGGGTTTTCCGCTGCGGGAGTTTTTTCGTCCCAGAATATTCTGGAAGCCCAGCTCAAACAGCGGGCTCTGGAGGTTTCCGAACGGCGGGTAATTCTGGCGGACTCATCGAAATTCGAGTACTCCGCTTTTTCGGTCTTTGCCCGGGCCGACGGAGTGGATGTTTTAATTACCGACAAGGATTTTTCCGGAGAGGGCCAGATGCTGGCAGCTGGAATCGATGTTCTGTTTGCTGACTATCCTGCGGAAAACAGAGCTTAA
- a CDS encoding tagaturonate epimerase family protein — MKLEKYSFGCGDRFFHQGKPQLEAIIAAKDLGIDIVPVWNKSYREHSIVGTDPMSARKEADEAVKSLNWKNSYYVDADHIGLGNVDLFIEASDFYTLDVADFTGKAADKDSIEAFVKKYSSYIGSIEVPGIAKKLEITEAKLKSIAGKYLLAVQEAGKIYRHVVEKKGEGNFVPEVSMDETDLPQTPDELLFILAAIADEGIPAQTIAPKFTGRFNKGVDYVGNVEQFNKEFDEDVCVIAFAVKEFGLPDNLKLSIHSGSDKFSIYPGMRAAMRKHDAGLHLKTAGTTWLEEIIGLAEAGGEGLEIAKEVYRTGLKKFDELCAPYAAVIDIDKTRLPSPDEVDGWSGPFFAKVLRHDQSEKLYNLHVRQLLHVGYKVASQMGSRWTDALERYEDVVADQVRENLLERHIKRVF; from the coding sequence ATGAAACTGGAAAAATACTCATTTGGCTGCGGTGATCGCTTTTTTCATCAGGGAAAACCCCAGCTCGAAGCAATAATCGCCGCCAAGGATTTGGGGATCGATATTGTACCTGTCTGGAACAAAAGTTACCGCGAGCACAGCATCGTGGGAACCGATCCCATGTCTGCCCGCAAAGAGGCCGACGAGGCGGTTAAATCCCTTAACTGGAAGAACTCCTACTATGTAGATGCCGACCATATCGGTCTGGGAAACGTGGACCTCTTTATTGAAGCATCCGATTTTTATACCCTGGATGTGGCTGATTTTACCGGCAAAGCCGCCGACAAAGACTCCATTGAAGCCTTCGTAAAGAAGTACTCCTCCTACATCGGCAGCATCGAGGTTCCCGGTATCGCCAAAAAGCTTGAGATCACCGAAGCAAAGCTTAAGAGCATCGCCGGGAAGTACCTGCTGGCCGTCCAGGAAGCGGGTAAAATCTACCGTCACGTAGTCGAGAAGAAGGGAGAAGGCAACTTTGTTCCGGAGGTCTCCATGGACGAGACCGATCTGCCCCAAACCCCGGATGAGCTGCTGTTTATCCTCGCGGCAATTGCCGACGAAGGCATTCCCGCCCAGACCATTGCCCCCAAGTTTACTGGCCGCTTTAACAAGGGTGTCGACTATGTGGGCAATGTGGAGCAGTTCAACAAGGAGTTCGATGAGGACGTCTGCGTAATAGCTTTTGCGGTTAAGGAGTTCGGTCTGCCGGACAACCTGAAGCTCTCCATCCACTCCGGGAGTGACAAGTTCTCCATTTATCCGGGAATGCGGGCTGCCATGCGCAAGCACGACGCGGGACTGCACCTGAAGACCGCCGGAACCACCTGGCTGGAAGAGATTATCGGCCTGGCTGAGGCAGGCGGCGAAGGCCTTGAAATCGCAAAAGAGGTTTACCGCACGGGCTTAAAGAAATTCGATGAGCTCTGCGCTCCCTATGCAGCGGTCATTGACATCGACAAAACCAGACTGCCCAGTCCCGACGAGGTCGATGGCTGGTCCGGCCCCTTTTTCGCCAAAGTTCTGCGGCATGATCAGTCTGAAAAGCTCTATAATCTGCATGTGCGGCAGCTGCTGCATGTCGGGTATAAGGTCGCTTCCCAGATGGGGAGCCGCTGGACCGATGCCCTTGAACGCTACGAGGACGTTGTGGCCGACCAGGTCCGTGAAAACCTGCTGGAACGGCACATTAAACGGGTATTCTAA
- a CDS encoding lactate racemase domain-containing protein translates to MLYYAAGGENTVIDDTELKGIIETVLKKLDAPEKVLALPPDMSRAHSQAGKITRYLYDYFGDTLTDIMPAIGTHAPMSKEETDKMFSGVPRDLFREHRWRKDLSTLGTVPAQFVKEQTGGRIDFDWPAQVNSMLTDGGHDLILSVGQVVPHEVIGLANYNKNIFVGTGGQEGINKSHFVGAVYGMEKIMGRADNPVRAILNYASEHFGSKLPRLIYILTVIGRAEDGSLPIRGLFIGDDHECFYKAAELSLKVNFTMLDRPIKKAVVYLDPEEFKSTWIGNKSVYRTRMAIADGGELIVLAPGVKEFGEDPENDRIIRKYGYVKTSEVLRLVNENEDLQQNLGVAAHLIHGSPEGRFSITYCPGHLSREEITSAGYTFADLDEITQRYNPDTLKDGWNTLPDGEEIYYVSNPAVGLWAVPERFS, encoded by the coding sequence ATGCTCTATTACGCCGCAGGCGGAGAGAACACGGTCATTGATGATACGGAACTAAAAGGCATCATCGAGACTGTACTAAAGAAGCTTGACGCACCAGAAAAGGTACTTGCCCTGCCTCCAGATATGAGCCGGGCCCACTCTCAGGCCGGGAAGATTACGCGGTATCTTTACGATTATTTCGGTGATACTTTAACGGACATAATGCCGGCAATCGGAACCCATGCTCCCATGAGCAAGGAAGAGACCGACAAGATGTTTTCCGGGGTTCCCCGGGACTTATTCCGGGAACACCGCTGGAGAAAAGACCTCTCAACCCTGGGAACGGTACCTGCACAGTTCGTAAAAGAACAGACCGGGGGCAGGATCGACTTTGACTGGCCCGCCCAGGTAAACAGCATGCTCACCGACGGAGGACACGACCTGATCCTCTCTGTAGGACAGGTGGTACCCCACGAGGTCATCGGCCTTGCCAACTACAACAAGAATATCTTCGTCGGCACAGGCGGCCAGGAGGGCATAAACAAGAGCCATTTTGTTGGTGCCGTCTACGGTATGGAAAAAATCATGGGTCGGGCGGACAATCCTGTCAGAGCCATACTGAATTATGCCTCGGAACACTTCGGCAGCAAACTTCCCCGGCTGATTTACATTCTGACGGTTATCGGCCGCGCGGAGGACGGCAGCCTCCCGATTCGGGGTCTTTTTATCGGGGATGATCACGAGTGCTTCTACAAAGCCGCAGAGCTTTCCCTGAAGGTCAATTTTACCATGCTCGACCGGCCGATCAAAAAGGCGGTGGTCTATCTTGATCCCGAGGAGTTCAAGAGCACCTGGATCGGCAACAAGAGCGTTTACCGTACCCGTATGGCCATAGCTGATGGAGGAGAGCTTATCGTTCTGGCACCGGGAGTCAAGGAGTTCGGCGAGGATCCGGAAAACGACAGGATCATCCGCAAGTACGGTTACGTAAAAACCAGCGAGGTACTGCGTCTGGTGAATGAAAATGAGGACCTGCAGCAGAACCTGGGGGTCGCGGCCCACCTGATTCACGGTTCTCCGGAGGGACGCTTCTCCATAACCTACTGCCCCGGGCACTTAAGCCGGGAGGAGATTACCAGCGCAGGGTACACCTTTGCCGATCTTGACGAGATAACTCAGCGCTACAACCCGGATACCCTGAAAGACGGCTGGAATACCCTGCCTGATGGTGAAGAGATCTATTATGTTTCCAATCCGGCGGTCGGCCTCTGGGCGGTCCCGGAAAGATTTAGTTAG
- the gnd gene encoding decarboxylating NADP(+)-dependent phosphogluconate dehydrogenase, translating into MAERKADIGLIGLAVMGQNLVLNMNDKGFKVAVFNRTVSKVDDFLKGPAKGRETIYGAHSTEEFVSLLERPRKVMLMVKAGDVVDKFIEMVLPHLEEGDLIIDGGNSHFPDTIRRTKALADKGILYIGTGVSGGEEGARRGPSMMPGGNKKAWPLVKDIFQSIAAKTNDGEPCCDWVGEDGAGHYVKMVHNGIEYGDMQLICEAYMLMKNALGMDADEMHKVFKEWNTGELDSYLVEITRDILAFKDEDGSALVEKILDTAGQKGTGKWTGVSSLDLGVPVTLIGEAVFARCLSAMKEERVEASNVLSGPDGKFSGNKATFIEDIKQALLASKIISYTQGYMLMREAAREYGWNLNYGGIALMWRGGCIIRSAFLGRIKDAFDKKADLNNLLMDAWFKNKIDECQASWRRVVAKAVELGIPTPAFSTALAFYDGYRNDRLPANLLQAQRDYFGAHTYERVDKPRGEFFHTNWTGTGGDVSASTYNV; encoded by the coding sequence ATGGCGGAAAGAAAAGCGGATATTGGTCTTATAGGCCTGGCGGTCATGGGACAGAACCTTGTTCTGAACATGAACGACAAGGGATTCAAGGTGGCGGTTTTTAACCGGACCGTCAGCAAGGTAGACGATTTCCTCAAAGGCCCGGCAAAAGGCCGGGAAACCATCTACGGCGCCCATTCCACGGAGGAGTTTGTCTCCCTGCTGGAAAGACCCCGCAAGGTCATGCTGATGGTAAAGGCCGGCGATGTTGTTGACAAGTTTATTGAGATGGTCCTGCCCCACCTGGAAGAGGGCGACCTGATTATCGACGGAGGAAACTCCCACTTTCCCGACACCATTCGCCGCACCAAGGCCCTGGCAGATAAAGGCATCCTCTATATTGGAACCGGGGTATCCGGCGGCGAAGAGGGAGCGCGCCGCGGACCGTCGATGATGCCCGGGGGAAACAAAAAAGCCTGGCCCCTGGTCAAGGATATCTTCCAGTCCATTGCCGCCAAAACCAACGACGGCGAACCCTGCTGTGACTGGGTCGGCGAAGACGGAGCCGGCCACTACGTAAAGATGGTCCATAACGGTATTGAATACGGGGACATGCAGCTGATCTGCGAAGCCTACATGCTGATGAAAAACGCCCTCGGTATGGACGCCGACGAAATGCATAAGGTATTCAAGGAGTGGAACACCGGGGAACTGGACTCCTACCTTGTAGAGATTACCCGGGACATCCTGGCCTTCAAGGACGAGGACGGGTCGGCCCTGGTGGAGAAGATTCTGGATACCGCGGGACAGAAAGGGACCGGAAAATGGACGGGAGTCAGCTCCCTGGACCTTGGCGTTCCGGTTACCCTGATCGGCGAAGCAGTCTTTGCCCGCTGTCTTTCCGCCATGAAAGAGGAACGGGTAGAAGCCAGCAATGTCCTTTCCGGTCCGGATGGCAAATTCTCCGGAAACAAGGCCACGTTCATCGAGGATATAAAACAGGCGCTTCTGGCAAGCAAGATTATTTCCTACACTCAAGGATACATGCTGATGCGGGAAGCAGCCAGAGAATACGGCTGGAACCTGAACTACGGCGGAATCGCCCTGATGTGGCGGGGAGGATGTATTATCCGCTCCGCGTTCCTGGGACGAATCAAAGATGCCTTCGACAAGAAAGCTGACCTTAACAACCTGCTCATGGACGCCTGGTTCAAGAACAAGATCGATGAATGTCAGGCATCATGGCGCAGGGTTGTCGCCAAGGCCGTGGAACTGGGCATTCCGACCCCGGCCTTCTCCACTGCCCTTGCCTTCTATGACGGCTACCGGAATGACCGCCTGCCGGCGAACCTGCTTCAGGCCCAGCGGGACTATTTCGGAGCCCACACCTACGAACGGGTAGACAAACCCCGGGGAGAGTTTTTTCATACCAACTGGACCGGTACCGGAGGAGATGTCTCCGCCAGTACGTATAACGTATAG
- the uxaC gene encoding glucuronate isomerase, which yields MAKQFLDDDFMLQNDAARTLYHEYAADMPIFDYHCHLPPEQVAQNKQFKNMTEIWLYGDHYKWRAMRANGVDERYCTGDAPDWEKFVAWAETVPKTIGNPLYHWTHMELKDPFGISGKLLNPRTAGSIYEDINKKLASGDEFRARGIMEHFKVKAVCTTDDPADSLEHHASVAADTSFTAKMYPAFRPDKSMAVDTGEAWIEYLSRLGAAASMSIDSFGDLVSALDKRHEFFHSMGGRLSDHALTLPVYAPASDAELEAIFKKAKTGGDVSPEEADKFRTALMLHFGRMNAQRGWVMQLHLNCLRNNNTRLFRKLGTDVGLDGMADGQIAAPLCRFLDALDIEEKLPKTILYTLNPRDNELLASIGGSFQDGSTPGKIQLGTAWWFNDQKDGMLQQMTTLSNMGLLSRFVGMITDSRSFLSYPRHDYFRRILCNMVGTWVEEGEAPRDMDLLGGMIADICFNNARDYFGMDID from the coding sequence ATGGCCAAACAGTTTCTCGATGACGATTTCATGCTGCAGAACGATGCGGCCCGTACCTTATACCATGAGTATGCAGCGGATATGCCCATATTCGACTATCACTGTCATTTGCCGCCGGAACAGGTTGCACAGAACAAGCAATTCAAGAACATGACTGAAATCTGGCTCTACGGTGATCATTATAAATGGCGTGCCATGCGGGCCAACGGCGTGGATGAACGTTACTGCACCGGAGATGCCCCGGACTGGGAGAAGTTCGTCGCCTGGGCGGAGACGGTACCTAAAACCATCGGGAATCCCCTGTACCACTGGACCCACATGGAGTTGAAGGATCCCTTTGGTATCAGCGGCAAGCTGCTGAATCCCCGGACCGCCGGAAGCATCTACGAGGATATCAATAAAAAGCTCGCCTCCGGCGATGAGTTCCGGGCCCGGGGTATCATGGAGCATTTCAAGGTAAAAGCGGTCTGCACTACCGATGATCCTGCAGACAGTCTTGAGCACCATGCCTCGGTGGCAGCAGACACCAGCTTCACGGCAAAGATGTACCCCGCCTTCCGGCCGGACAAGTCCATGGCGGTGGATACCGGCGAGGCCTGGATCGAGTATCTTTCCAGGCTGGGGGCAGCTGCTTCCATGAGCATCGACTCCTTCGGGGATCTGGTCTCCGCCCTGGACAAACGGCACGAGTTCTTCCACTCCATGGGGGGGCGCCTCTCCGACCATGCCCTGACCCTGCCGGTCTACGCTCCCGCCTCCGACGCGGAGCTGGAGGCCATCTTCAAAAAGGCGAAGACCGGCGGAGATGTAAGCCCCGAAGAGGCAGACAAATTCCGTACCGCCCTGATGCTCCACTTCGGCCGCATGAACGCCCAGCGGGGCTGGGTAATGCAGCTTCATCTGAATTGCCTGCGGAACAACAATACCCGGCTCTTCAGAAAGCTGGGTACCGATGTGGGGCTGGATGGTATGGCTGATGGGCAGATAGCTGCTCCTCTCTGTCGCTTTCTTGATGCCCTGGATATTGAAGAGAAGCTGCCGAAAACCATACTCTACACCTTGAATCCCCGGGACAACGAACTGCTGGCCTCCATTGGCGGGAGTTTTCAGGACGGAAGCACTCCCGGAAAAATCCAGCTGGGAACCGCCTGGTGGTTCAACGATCAGAAGGACGGTATGCTGCAGCAGATGACTACCTTGTCGAACATGGGCCTTTTGAGCCGCTTCGTGGGTATGATCACCGACTCAAGGAGTTTTCTCTCTTATCCCCGGCACGACTATTTCCGGCGAATACTGTGCAACATGGTCGGTACCTGGGTAGAGGAGGGCGAAGCTCCCCGGGATATGGACCTTCTGGGCGGCATGATAGCGGATATCTGTTTTAATAATGCCCGGGATTACTTCGGCATGGATATCGATTGA